The sequence ATCTCGTACAAGGTGCCCTGGCTCACCGGGCAGATCATGCGCCGGCAGGGCTACCTGCCGTACGTCGGGCTGCCGAACATTCTCGCGGGGCGCTTCGTCGTGCCCGAGCTGCTGCAACACTTCGCGACGCCCGACGCGCTTGCCGACGCGACGCTCACGCAGTTGCGCGACGACGCGAACCGCCGCGCGCTCACCGAAATCTTCACCGACATGCATCTCGCGCTGCGCCAGAACACCGCGCAGCGCGCGGCGGAGGCCGTCGCGCGGGTGATCGACGACAGGAAGCCGCGCTGATGGCCGCGACTCGCAAACCCCGTGGGGCCGCGGCCGGCGCGGCCCAGCCGGCGCTCGAGTTCGATGCGCCGGGCGAGATCGTCTGCGGCGTCGACGAAGCAGGGCGCGGCCCGCTCGCCGGGCCCGTCGTCGCGGCCGCCGTCGTGCTCGACCCGGCGCGGCCGATCGTGGGGCTCGACGATTCGAAGGCGCTGTCCGCGAAGAAGCGCGAGCGGCTCTTCGACGAAATCGTCGCGCATTCGCTCGCGTACTGCGTTGCGTCGGCGAGCGTCGAGGAAATCGATACGCTCAACATACTGCACGCGACGATGCTTGCGATGAAGCGCGCCGTCGAAGGGCTCGCGGTGCGGCCGACGCTCGCGAAGATCGACGGCAACCGCTGTCCGACGCTTGCGATCCGCAGCGAGGCGATTGTCGGCGGCGACGCGCTCGTGGCGAGCATCTCGGCCGCGTCGATTCTCGCGAAGGTCACGCGCGACCGGATGCTCGTCGAGCTGCACGCGCAGTTCCCGATGTACGGATTCGACGTTCATGCGGGCTACGGCACGCCGAAACACCTCGCGGCGCTGCGCGAGCACGGCCCGTGCGAGCATCACCGCCGTTCGTTCGCGCCCGTGCGCGCGGCGTTCGATCTGATTCGATGAAAGCAATCACTTCCCGCGACAATCCGCTGTACAAGCGCCTGAAGGCGCTCGCGGGCTCGACGCATCAGCAGCGCCGCGGCGGCCAGGCGCTGCTCGAGGGGCTCCATCTCGCGAGCGCCTATCTCGATGCGGCCGGGCAGCCGGAGCTGTGCGTCGTCACCGACGGCGCGTTCGCGCACGCGGAGGCGCGCGAGATCGTCGCGCGCGTCGAGCCGGCGCGGCTCGTCACGCTGCCCGATGCGCTCTTCGGTCAACTGTCGAACGTCGTCCACGGCGTCGGTCTGCTGCTGCTCGTCGCCCGGCCGGCGCCCGCGCTGCCGGAGCGCGTCGCGCACACGGCGGTCGTGCTCGACGGCGTGCAGGACGCGGGCAACGTCGGTTCGATCCTGCGCAGCGCGGCCGCGGCGGGCGTGAAGCAGGCGTTCTGCACACCGGGCACCGCATATGCGTGGTCGTCGAAGGTGCTGCGCTCGGCGATGGGCGCGCACTTTCTGCTCGACATCCACGAGGACGTCGCCGCCGACACGCTGATCGAGCGGCTCGCGGCCCCGGTCGCGCTGACCGATTCGCACGGCGCGCGCGCGATCTACGACTGCGATTTGTCCGGGCCGGTCGTGTGGGTGTTCGGCAACGAGGGGGCGGGCGTATCCGCACGCTGGCGCGACGCGGCGACGCATCGCGTGACGATTCCGCAGCCGGGCGGGATGGAATCGTTGAACGTGGCTGCTGCGGCGGCGATTTGTCTTTTTGAGCAGTGTCGGCAGCAACGCGCGCGCGGCGTGTGACGCACGCGCGTTTCCTTCTCTCTTCTGTTACGCGATTGGCGCGCTAGGCGCGGTGAGTGCGCTTGCGCGGCGCACGGCCTGAAACGCGATGCTCGCGATGTCGGCGGCCGGCATCGCGATGCCGATCAATGATGCCGCGGGCGACGCGCGTCGCCGCGCATGCCGGATGCAGCGGCGTTGGGGGGGCGCAAGCGCCGCGGCGCGCGAGCGGCGCTTGCATCGCCGCCGTCGCGGGCCTGCATCAATACGATTGCCGTTCCTCGAGCTTGATTTCCTGCAGGATCGTCGTCGCGATCTCCTCGATCGACTTGTGCGTCGACGACAGCCATTTGACCCCTTCGCGCCGCATCATCGCTTCCGCCTCGTTGATTTCGTAGCGGCAGTTCTCCGGCGCGGCGTACTTGCTGCCGGGGCGGCGCTCGTTGCGGATTTCGGAGAGGCGCATCGGGTCGATCGACAATCCGAACAGCTTGTCGCGGTGCGGGTGGAGCGGCGTCGGCAGCTTGCCGCGCTCGAAGTCTTCCGGGATCAGCGGATAGTTCGCCGCCTTCACGCCGTACTGCATCGCGAGATAGAGGCTGGTCGGCGTCTTGCCGCTGCGCGACACGCCGATCAGGATCACGTCCGCGTCGGCGAGATTGCGGTTGGACTGGCCGTCGTCGTGCGCGAGCGAGAAGTTGATCGCTTCGATCCGCGTCTTGTATTCATCGGTGTCCGCGTTCTGGTGAACGCGGCCCATCGCATGGCTCGACTTCAGCTGCAGCTCCTGTTCGAGCGGCTCGACGAAGCGCTGGAACATGTCGAGCACGAGCGCGTTCGAGCGCTTGACGATCTCGTTCGATTCGCCGTCGACGAGCGTCGTGAACACGATCGGCCGGCGGCCGTCGTGCTGCGCGGTGTCGTTGATTTTCTGGACGGTGCCGTACGCCTTCTCGAGCGAATCGATGAACGGCACGCGCACGAGCCGGAACTTCTGGTCGAACTGGGACAGGATCGAATGCGCGAAGGTTTCGGCGGTGATCCCGGTGCCGTCGGAGACGATGAATACGGTTGGAAGCATGAATCGGAGCGTCGAGCGTGTGCGTGGCGGCCGCGCGCGGCCGGGAAGCGGTCATTCTAGCAGGCGCGGGCGCGCGGTCCGGGCGACGGCGAAGCGTCGCCGGCGGCGCCCGAGCGTCGCGCCGCTCGACGATATGACGAACGATCAATCCGG comes from Burkholderia savannae and encodes:
- the rnhB gene encoding ribonuclease HII; translated protein: MAATRKPRGAAAGAAQPALEFDAPGEIVCGVDEAGRGPLAGPVVAAAVVLDPARPIVGLDDSKALSAKKRERLFDEIVAHSLAYCVASASVEEIDTLNILHATMLAMKRAVEGLAVRPTLAKIDGNRCPTLAIRSEAIVGGDALVASISAASILAKVTRDRMLVELHAQFPMYGFDVHAGYGTPKHLAALREHGPCEHHRRSFAPVRAAFDLIR
- a CDS encoding TrmH family RNA methyltransferase translates to MKAITSRDNPLYKRLKALAGSTHQQRRGGQALLEGLHLASAYLDAAGQPELCVVTDGAFAHAEAREIVARVEPARLVTLPDALFGQLSNVVHGVGLLLLVARPAPALPERVAHTAVVLDGVQDAGNVGSILRSAAAAGVKQAFCTPGTAYAWSSKVLRSAMGAHFLLDIHEDVAADTLIERLAAPVALTDSHGARAIYDCDLSGPVVWVFGNEGAGVSARWRDAATHRVTIPQPGGMESLNVAAAAAICLFEQCRQQRARGV
- the ppsR gene encoding posphoenolpyruvate synthetase regulatory kinase/phosphorylase PpsR, translated to MLPTVFIVSDGTGITAETFAHSILSQFDQKFRLVRVPFIDSLEKAYGTVQKINDTAQHDGRRPIVFTTLVDGESNEIVKRSNALVLDMFQRFVEPLEQELQLKSSHAMGRVHQNADTDEYKTRIEAINFSLAHDDGQSNRNLADADVILIGVSRSGKTPTSLYLAMQYGVKAANYPLIPEDFERGKLPTPLHPHRDKLFGLSIDPMRLSEIRNERRPGSKYAAPENCRYEINEAEAMMRREGVKWLSSTHKSIEEIATTILQEIKLEERQSY